The Daucus carota subsp. sativus chromosome 7, DH1 v3.0, whole genome shotgun sequence genome window below encodes:
- the LOC108193623 gene encoding glycine-rich protein A3, with amino-acid sequence MDGGDHHNNDKDKDKGLMSSLAGYAAGHYGQHGHYPPGAYPPPGAYPHQGYPPQGYPPAGYPPQGYPPAGYPPSGGYPPHGYPPAGYPPAGYPAPSASHHTGHGMGMGGMLAGGAAAAAAAYGAHHLTHGHMGHHGYYGHHGKFKHGKFKHGKFGKRWKGGHGMFGKHKHKFFK; translated from the exons ATGGATGGTGGAGATCATCATAACAATGACAAAGACAAAGACAAGGGTCTGATGTCATCTCTTGCTGGATATGCTGCTGGACACTACGGACAGCATGGACACTACCCTCCCGGGGCTTACCCTCCTCCTGGGGCATACCCTCATCAAGGATATCCTCCTCAGGGATATCCACCTGCTGGATATCCTCCACAAGGATACCCACCTGCTGGTTACCCTCCTTCAGGTGGATATCCACCACACGGATATCCTCCAGCTGGATATCCGCCAGCAGGTTATCCTGCTCCATCAGCTTCACATCATACAG GACACGGAATGGGCATGGGTGGAATGTTAGCCGGAGGGGCCGCTGCTGCGGCTGCTGCTTATGGAGCTCATCATCTGACACATGGCCATATGGGGCATCATGGATATTATGGACATCACGGAAAGTTCAAGCATGGCAAATTTAAGCATGGGAAGTTTGGAAAGCGCTGGAAGGGTGGCCATGGAATGTTTGGAAAACACAAGCATAAGTTTTTCAAGTGA